From a region of the Janthinobacterium sp. 61 genome:
- a CDS encoding DUF3422 family protein: protein MHLINSSLNHALRVPLAAEIHSRPFLQLDAPELITHLAVYKDDSAAPGASNMAAQHATLAALCTHFGVTPPTTEAKYFYYDFGRFRLKWECHTEFATFTFAEHGGAALPLEQAFERMPLEQLPQQWLAGLKGKLMVAAHVVLEQATEPAEIFMQDLSRVFEGNTLAGSKVLQGGELWTDFTIQSDGFSRFVIRDAGMRSQQSGRLVQRVLEIETYRMMALLGLPYAMQAAPSLNAIENELATLAAAMVDTDDAPGLAKGDEGLAEQALLDRITRLAARIEKLSLDNSYRFSASKAYMGLVKARIEELREVRIEGIPTVEEFMDRRLTPAMNTCEAMASRQEAMAQRIANTNDLLRTRVGIVQELQNRQILQSMNARAAQQLQLQQAVEGLSVAAISYYVIGLFSYTGKAAKVMGLPVNPEILVGALVPFVAAGVWLGLRRMHHKLHAH from the coding sequence CCCGAGCTGATCACCCATCTGGCCGTCTACAAGGATGACAGCGCGGCACCGGGCGCGTCGAATATGGCGGCCCAGCACGCCACTTTGGCTGCCCTGTGCACGCATTTCGGCGTCACGCCCCCGACCACCGAAGCCAAGTATTTTTATTACGACTTTGGCCGCTTCCGCCTGAAATGGGAATGCCACACGGAATTTGCCACGTTTACCTTCGCCGAACATGGGGGCGCCGCCTTGCCGCTGGAGCAGGCGTTCGAGCGCATGCCGTTGGAACAGTTGCCGCAGCAATGGCTGGCGGGCTTGAAGGGCAAGCTGATGGTGGCCGCGCACGTGGTGCTGGAGCAGGCGACGGAGCCCGCCGAGATTTTCATGCAGGATTTGTCACGCGTATTCGAGGGCAATACCCTGGCCGGCAGCAAGGTGTTGCAGGGTGGCGAATTGTGGACGGACTTCACCATCCAGTCTGACGGCTTCAGCCGTTTCGTCATCCGCGATGCGGGCATGCGCTCGCAGCAGTCGGGCCGTTTGGTGCAGCGCGTGCTGGAAATCGAAACCTACCGCATGATGGCATTGCTGGGCTTGCCCTACGCCATGCAGGCGGCGCCATCCTTGAACGCCATCGAGAACGAACTGGCGACCTTGGCCGCCGCCATGGTAGACACGGATGACGCGCCGGGCCTGGCCAAGGGCGACGAGGGCCTTGCGGAGCAAGCCTTGCTTGACCGCATCACGCGCCTGGCGGCCCGCATTGAAAAGCTGTCACTTGACAATAGCTACCGTTTTTCTGCCTCGAAAGCCTACATGGGCCTGGTCAAGGCGCGCATCGAGGAATTGCGCGAAGTGCGCATCGAGGGTATTCCCACGGTCGAGGAATTCATGGATCGCCGCTTGACGCCCGCCATGAATACCTGCGAAGCGATGGCCAGCCGACAGGAAGCGATGGCGCAGCGTATCGCCAACACGAATGATTTGCTGCGCACGCGCGTGGGCATCGTGCAGGAATTGCAAAACCGGCAAATCCTGCAATCGATGAACGCCCGCGCGGCGCAGCAGCTGCAGCTGCAGCAAGCGGTGGAAGGCCTCTCCGTGGCGGCAATCTCGTATTACGTAATCGGCCTGTTCAGCTACACGGGCAAGGCGGCCAAGGTGATGGGCTTGCCCGTGAACCCTGAAATCCTCGTCGGCGCCCTGGTGCCCTTCGTGGCGGCCGGCGTCTGGCTGGGGCTGCGGCGCATGCACCACAAGCTGCACGCGCACTGA
- a CDS encoding BlaI/MecI/CopY family transcriptional regulator — protein sequence MLKNTSTPHPTAAELDLLRILWQRGPSDARAVYDALAAERADASYATVLRQLQLMHGKGLLSRDESQRPQLYAAVDAQEKLQTSLLKDLIGKVFSGSGKALVLTALREHVSDAERLEIEKVLRSKDGKAP from the coding sequence ATGTTAAAAAATACTTCCACCCCCCATCCCACGGCCGCCGAACTGGACTTGCTGCGCATCTTGTGGCAACGCGGTCCTTCCGACGCCCGGGCCGTGTACGACGCCCTGGCTGCAGAGCGTGCCGACGCCAGTTACGCCACCGTGCTGCGCCAGCTGCAATTGATGCATGGCAAGGGACTCTTGAGCCGCGATGAAAGCCAGCGGCCGCAGTTGTATGCCGCCGTCGACGCGCAGGAAAAGTTGCAAACCAGTTTGCTCAAGGATTTGATCGGCAAGGTGTTTTCCGGTTCCGGCAAGGCGCTGGTGCTGACGGCGCTGCGTGAACACGTGAGCGACGCGGAACGCCTGGAAATTGAAAAGGTACTGCGCAGCAAGGATGGCAAGGCGCCATGA
- a CDS encoding M56 family metallopeptidase produces MNLDMRLGIELGNLVPALGWVLLYFVWQGVIVGAVSAVLLWLLRHASARWRYAVCALALLLCLCIPLLHLLTLLSGTSLAQLPMAAPPAWRAALQAWMPALVLAWSAGVGLMSLRLCLGLAWVGKLRRQAVAAPAIWQTRLDALALRMGLRGSQQVPLKLHAGLSSPVTVGFWRPVILLPAALLSGMPVALLEALLAHELAHVRRWDYLVNLLQSVAEALLFFHPVVWWLSARMRAEREQVADALAAQALQDPQQLATALHALSLHAATPSQPGLLMSARGGALLTRIERLMAPGPDTAGWKLAVPALLLACATLLLQVQGKPAVSGATLAEAAAGMLALPVSAKHMLVFDDASGKVLMAKDADAVVPIASITKLMTAMVVLDAGLDPDEQLRIVRADGDSSLQRHSLLADGVAVSRGALLQLALLPSENRAAAALARTYPGGSAAFHQALQAKIHSLGLVRTTLTDPVGSSPANTSTASEVAKIVAAAARYPDIARITSHPQASVAVNGKTRTLHNTNPLVGGKGWDILLSKTGSSHEAGSCLTMRMRSGGKHVTVVLLDADGAQRRSLDAGHIRDTLADRTGRM; encoded by the coding sequence ATGAACCTGGACATGCGCTTGGGCATAGAGTTGGGCAACCTTGTCCCGGCGCTGGGCTGGGTCTTGCTGTACTTTGTCTGGCAGGGCGTGATCGTCGGCGCCGTGTCCGCTGTCCTGCTCTGGCTGCTGCGCCACGCCAGCGCGCGCTGGCGCTATGCGGTCTGCGCGCTGGCGCTGCTGCTATGCCTGTGTATTCCCTTGCTTCATCTGCTTACTCTCCTGTCTGGCACATCGCTGGCCCAGTTGCCGATGGCCGCGCCGCCCGCCTGGCGCGCCGCGCTGCAAGCGTGGATGCCGGCCCTGGTGCTGGCCTGGAGCGCGGGCGTTGGGCTGATGAGCTTGCGCCTGTGCCTGGGCCTGGCATGGGTCGGCAAGCTGCGCCGCCAGGCAGTGGCCGCGCCGGCCATCTGGCAGACGCGCCTCGATGCGCTGGCGCTGCGCATGGGCTTGCGCGGCAGTCAGCAAGTGCCGCTGAAGCTGCACGCGGGACTGTCCAGCCCCGTGACCGTGGGTTTCTGGCGCCCCGTCATCCTGCTGCCAGCCGCCTTGCTAAGCGGCATGCCCGTCGCCCTGCTCGAGGCGCTGCTGGCGCATGAGCTGGCGCACGTGCGGCGCTGGGATTACCTGGTCAATCTGCTGCAAAGCGTGGCCGAGGCGCTGCTGTTCTTCCATCCAGTCGTCTGGTGGCTGTCGGCGCGCATGCGGGCCGAGCGCGAACAGGTGGCCGACGCCCTGGCTGCACAGGCACTGCAAGACCCGCAGCAGCTGGCCACGGCGCTGCATGCGCTGTCCTTGCACGCTGCCACGCCGAGCCAGCCCGGCTTGCTGATGTCGGCCCGGGGCGGAGCGCTGCTGACGCGCATCGAACGCCTGATGGCGCCCGGCCCCGACACGGCCGGCTGGAAACTGGCCGTGCCCGCCTTGCTGCTGGCCTGCGCCACCTTGCTGCTGCAGGTGCAGGGCAAGCCTGCCGTCAGCGGGGCGACCCTGGCCGAGGCCGCCGCCGGCATGCTGGCCTTGCCCGTCAGCGCGAAACATATGCTGGTGTTCGACGACGCCAGCGGCAAGGTATTGATGGCGAAAGATGCGGACGCCGTCGTGCCCATCGCTTCGATCACCAAGCTGATGACGGCCATGGTGGTGCTGGACGCGGGCCTCGACCCGGATGAACAGCTGCGCATCGTGCGCGCCGATGGCGACTCTTCGCTGCAGCGCCACAGCCTGCTGGCCGACGGCGTGGCCGTGTCGCGCGGCGCGCTGTTGCAACTGGCGCTGCTGCCGTCCGAAAACCGCGCCGCCGCCGCGCTGGCGCGCACCTATCCGGGTGGCAGTGCGGCGTTTCATCAGGCACTGCAGGCGAAGATCCACAGCCTGGGCCTGGTGCGCACCACCCTGACGGACCCGGTCGGCAGTTCTCCCGCGAATACCTCCACGGCCAGCGAGGTGGCCAAGATCGTGGCGGCCGCCGCGCGCTATCCGGACATTGCCCGCATCACTAGCCACCCGCAGGCCAGCGTGGCCGTCAATGGCAAGACGCGCACCCTGCACAACACGAATCCGCTGGTAGGCGGCAAGGGCTGGGACATTTTGCTGTCCAAGACGGGCAGCAGCCACGAGGCGGGCAGCTGCCTGACCATGCGCATGCGCAGCGGCGGCAAGCACGTCACCGTGGTGCTGCTGGACGCCGATGGCGCGCAGCGGCGCTCGCTCGACGCCGGACACATCCGCGACACCCTGGCCGACAGGACTGGCCGCATGTAG
- the bla gene encoding subclass B3 metallo-beta-lactamase, producing the protein MTLLAKLMLATVATMAAGTVQAKTPAPVQDKPVNCDNCKEWNAPVKPFNIHGNSWYVGTAGLSAVLVTSPQGHILLDGALPQSAPLIIASIKALGFRIEDVKYILNSHAHWDHAGGIAALQRASGATVMASAAAAPVLQSGTNGKDDPQYQADPVVHVAKISKVSLVGEGDTVKVGPLTLTAHMTPGHTPGGTTWTWTSCEGQRCLDVVYADSLNPYASGDFRYTGKGAGKGGSPDVSASFEASIAKVAALPCDIIIPVHPGTTDVLGKAAKRSGTDNPLIDANACRAYAAEAGGMLAKRLAKERGVALPAEAKDAAHAH; encoded by the coding sequence ATGACACTATTGGCGAAGTTGATGCTGGCTACGGTTGCGACCATGGCGGCAGGTACGGTGCAGGCGAAGACGCCGGCACCGGTGCAGGATAAACCGGTCAATTGCGATAATTGCAAAGAATGGAATGCGCCCGTCAAGCCGTTCAATATCCATGGCAACAGCTGGTATGTGGGCACGGCCGGTCTGTCCGCCGTGCTGGTGACGAGTCCGCAGGGCCATATCCTGCTCGACGGCGCGCTGCCGCAATCGGCACCCCTGATCATCGCCAGCATCAAGGCGCTGGGTTTTCGCATCGAGGACGTGAAATACATCCTCAATTCGCATGCCCATTGGGATCATGCGGGCGGCATCGCCGCGCTGCAGCGGGCCAGTGGCGCCACCGTCATGGCCAGCGCAGCGGCGGCCCCGGTGTTGCAAAGCGGCACCAATGGCAAAGATGATCCGCAGTACCAGGCCGATCCCGTCGTGCACGTTGCCAAGATAAGCAAGGTCAGCCTGGTGGGCGAGGGCGATACCGTCAAGGTGGGCCCTTTGACCTTGACGGCCCACATGACGCCGGGCCACACGCCCGGCGGCACGACATGGACCTGGACGTCGTGCGAAGGCCAGCGCTGCCTGGATGTGGTGTATGCGGATAGCCTGAACCCGTATGCCAGCGGCGATTTCCGCTATACGGGCAAAGGCGCGGGCAAGGGTGGCTCGCCTGACGTTTCGGCCTCGTTCGAAGCGAGCATCGCCAAGGTGGCTGCCTTGCCATGCGACATCATCATCCCCGTGCATCCGGGCACGACGGACGTGCTGGGCAAGGCGGCCAAGCGCAGCGGCACGGACAATCCCCTGATTGACGCCAACGCCTGCCGCGCCTATGCAGCCGAAGCGGGCGGCATGCTGGCCAAGCGCCTGGCGAAAGAACGGGGCGTTGCGTTACCAGCCGAAGCCAAAGACGCCGCGCACGCGCATTAA
- a CDS encoding tetratricopeptide repeat protein — MREKLEKLLAQGRDSALLRFGLGDACLKEHDAGQAALHLAQATQQQAGYSAAWKLLGKALQQLGRLDEAQAAWTTGVTVAQQKGDLQAVKEMTVFLKRLQKQQQAAE; from the coding sequence ATGCGTGAAAAGCTGGAAAAACTGCTGGCGCAGGGACGCGACAGCGCCCTGCTGCGCTTCGGCCTGGGCGACGCCTGTCTGAAAGAGCATGACGCCGGGCAAGCAGCCCTGCACTTGGCGCAGGCGACGCAACAGCAAGCGGGCTATTCCGCCGCCTGGAAACTGCTGGGCAAGGCCTTGCAGCAGCTGGGCCGGCTGGACGAAGCGCAGGCCGCCTGGACAACGGGCGTGACTGTGGCCCAGCAGAAAGGCGACCTGCAAGCCGTCAAGGAAATGACGGTGTTCCTGAAACGCCTGCAAAAACAGCAGCAGGCGGCAGAGTAA
- a CDS encoding zinc-dependent alcohol dehydrogenase family protein, whose protein sequence is MQALVLTTFAAPMTIANLPLPQPGPGQVLVRIAASGVNPLDTKIAAGTAPHARPRLPAILGIDVAGTVAAVGEGVTTFHVGATVYGMAGGIGGVQGSLAEYGVFDAALLAPVPPALSMREAAALPLVFITAWEGLVDRAHVKAGDTVLVHGGAGGVGHMAVQLALTFGATVYATGSAASRAAIEALGARFIDYRTSTVDDYVAEHTGGAGFDIVYDTVGGATLDASFRAAKVYGGHVVSCLGWGTFALSPLTARAASYSGVFTLLPLLSGEGHARHGAILREANKLIDAGKLRVRLDPRRFSLRTVHDAHVAQIDGSARGKLVVDVAN, encoded by the coding sequence ATGCAAGCCCTCGTCCTCACCACCTTTGCCGCCCCCATGACCATAGCAAACCTGCCCTTGCCACAGCCCGGCCCCGGCCAAGTCCTCGTGCGCATCGCCGCCAGCGGCGTCAATCCGCTGGACACGAAAATCGCCGCCGGCACCGCCCCGCACGCCCGGCCCCGCCTGCCCGCCATCCTCGGCATCGACGTGGCCGGCACGGTGGCGGCCGTGGGCGAGGGCGTGACGACTTTTCACGTTGGCGCAACAGTCTATGGCATGGCGGGCGGCATCGGAGGTGTCCAGGGCTCGCTAGCCGAGTACGGCGTCTTCGACGCTGCCCTGCTGGCGCCCGTGCCGCCAGCGCTGAGCATGCGCGAAGCGGCCGCCCTGCCCCTCGTTTTCATCACGGCCTGGGAAGGGCTGGTCGACCGCGCCCATGTGAAGGCGGGCGACACCGTACTGGTGCATGGCGGCGCGGGCGGCGTTGGGCACATGGCCGTGCAGCTCGCGCTCACCTTTGGCGCCACGGTGTATGCCACGGGCAGCGCCGCCAGCCGCGCTGCCATCGAGGCGCTGGGCGCGCGCTTCATCGATTACCGCACCAGCACGGTGGATGACTACGTGGCCGAACACACGGGCGGCGCCGGCTTCGACATCGTCTACGATACGGTGGGCGGCGCCACCCTGGACGCCAGTTTCCGGGCAGCGAAGGTTTATGGTGGCCATGTCGTCAGTTGCCTGGGCTGGGGCACGTTCGCCCTGAGCCCGCTGACGGCGCGCGCGGCCAGCTACTCGGGCGTGTTCACCTTATTGCCCCTGTTGAGCGGCGAGGGCCATGCGCGCCATGGCGCGATCTTGCGCGAAGCTAACAAGCTGATCGACGCGGGCAAGCTGCGGGTGCGGCTTGATCCACGCCGCTTTAGCTTGCGCACGGTGCACGATGCGCATGTAGCCCAAATCGATGGCAGCGCGCGCGGCAAGCTGGTGGTGGATGTGGCCAATTGA
- a CDS encoding LysR family transcriptional regulator: MDRLEAMQVFCAVVEAGGFSKAAQRLGISTSSVTNQVAALEKHFGVRLLQRTTRSMSLTAEGLQCHAQARQMLADMAALETSLLQAAARPSGSLRVDMPSSISRNLVAPALPRFIAAYPDIALRLTVSDRLVDMVEEGVDVMLRIGEPQDSSLVARSLLAMDYLCCASPAFVARHGMPQAPQELDQFSCLHFLYPKSRQVRPWLFQDGGAGAPYAHTPAAALAFDHIESMIAAAQSGCGIVQALSVSVLQPLRDGSLVPVLQPFRTAGPDVWALFHPRQLRAAKVQVFVDFLAQIFREGFNGN; this comes from the coding sequence ATGGACAGGCTGGAAGCGATGCAGGTGTTTTGCGCGGTGGTCGAGGCGGGCGGCTTCAGCAAGGCAGCGCAGCGTCTGGGCATCTCGACCTCGTCCGTGACGAACCAGGTGGCGGCGCTGGAAAAGCATTTCGGCGTACGGCTCTTGCAGCGCACCACGCGCAGCATGTCGCTCACGGCTGAAGGCCTGCAGTGCCATGCGCAGGCGCGCCAGATGCTGGCCGACATGGCGGCGCTGGAAACGAGCCTGCTGCAGGCGGCCGCGCGGCCATCGGGCAGCTTGCGCGTGGATATGCCCAGCAGCATCAGCCGCAACCTGGTGGCGCCCGCCTTGCCCCGCTTTATCGCCGCCTATCCCGACATCGCCCTGCGCCTGACGGTCAGCGACCGCCTGGTCGACATGGTGGAAGAGGGCGTCGACGTCATGCTGCGCATCGGCGAGCCGCAGGATTCATCGCTGGTGGCGCGCAGCCTGCTGGCAATGGATTATCTGTGCTGCGCCTCGCCCGCCTTTGTCGCCCGGCATGGCATGCCGCAGGCCCCGCAGGAACTGGATCAGTTTTCCTGTCTGCATTTCCTGTACCCGAAATCGCGCCAGGTGCGGCCCTGGCTGTTCCAGGACGGGGGCGCGGGCGCACCGTATGCCCACACGCCTGCGGCTGCCTTGGCCTTCGACCATATCGAATCGATGATCGCCGCCGCCCAGTCCGGTTGCGGCATCGTCCAGGCGCTGTCCGTTTCTGTGTTGCAGCCTTTGCGTGACGGCAGCCTGGTGCCCGTGCTGCAGCCATTTCGCACGGCTGGCCCCGACGTGTGGGCGCTGTTCCACCCGCGCCAGTTGCGTGCGGCCAAGGTGCAAGTGTTCGTGGATTTTTTGGCGCAGATCTTCCGGGAAGGCTTTAATGGGAATTGA